One Kineococcus radiotolerans SRS30216 = ATCC BAA-149 DNA window includes the following coding sequences:
- the rlmC gene encoding 23S rRNA (uracil(747)-C(5))-methyltransferase RlmC — MQCDYYDARACRSCTLIELPYPRQVRDKEERCRELLAAHEGLRWLPSVRSPEAGYRNKAKMVVGGTVERPTFGILDAAGRGVDLSECPVCAPGILDLLPVLARFTTRAGLVPYDVPRRRGELKNVLITESPSGELMVRFVLRSQDRLPALRRHLPQLLREAPRLAVVSVNLLPEHKAVVEGDVEIALTERTTLRMPMGGVDLDLRPQSFFQTNTVVARELYAQVARWVDEVAPASLWDLYCGVGGFALHCAAPGRRVTGIEVSAEAVESARAAAAGLPDVEFAAGDATRFALEAPEAPELVVVNPPRRGIGPELSGWLERSDVAHVVYSSCNPVTLAKDLAAMPSLRPVRARVLDMFPHTQHVEVAVLLSRT; from the coding sequence ATGCAGTGCGACTACTACGACGCCCGCGCGTGCCGTTCGTGCACCCTCATCGAGCTCCCCTACCCCCGGCAGGTCCGGGACAAGGAGGAGCGCTGCCGCGAGCTGCTCGCCGCCCACGAGGGCCTGCGCTGGCTGCCGAGCGTCCGCAGCCCCGAGGCGGGGTACCGCAACAAGGCCAAGATGGTCGTCGGCGGCACGGTGGAGCGGCCCACGTTCGGCATCCTGGACGCCGCCGGCCGCGGGGTCGACCTCAGCGAGTGCCCGGTCTGCGCGCCCGGCATCCTCGACCTCCTGCCCGTCCTGGCCCGCTTCACCACCCGGGCCGGGCTGGTGCCCTACGACGTCCCGCGCCGGCGCGGTGAGCTGAAGAACGTCCTGATCACCGAGTCCCCCTCGGGGGAGCTCATGGTCCGCTTCGTCCTGCGCTCGCAGGACCGCCTGCCCGCGCTGCGCCGGCACCTGCCGCAGCTGCTGCGCGAGGCCCCGCGCCTGGCCGTCGTCAGCGTCAACCTGCTCCCCGAGCACAAGGCCGTCGTCGAGGGCGACGTCGAGATCGCCCTCACCGAGCGCACGACGCTGCGGATGCCGATGGGCGGGGTCGACCTCGACCTGCGTCCGCAGAGCTTCTTCCAGACCAACACCGTCGTCGCGCGGGAGCTGTACGCCCAGGTCGCCCGCTGGGTCGACGAGGTCGCCCCGGCCAGCCTGTGGGACCTCTACTGCGGGGTCGGCGGCTTCGCCCTGCACTGCGCGGCCCCGGGCCGCCGCGTCACCGGCATCGAGGTGAGCGCGGAGGCCGTCGAGAGCGCCCGCGCCGCCGCCGCCGGCCTGCCCGACGTGGAGTTCGCCGCCGGCGACGCGACCCGGTTCGCGCTGGAGGCGCCCGAGGCGCCGGAGCTGGTCGTGGTGAACCCCCCGCGCCGCGGGATCGGCCCGGAGCTCAGCGGGTGGCTGGAGCGCTCCGACGTCGCCCACGTCGTGTACTCCAGCTGCAACCCCGTCACGCTGGCCAAGGACCTCGCGGCCATGCCGTCGCTGCGGCCGGTGCGGGCCCGGGTGCTCGACATGTTCCCCCACACCCAGCACGTCGAGGTCGCGGTCCTGCTCTCCCGGACCTGA
- a CDS encoding TetR family transcriptional regulator: MSEHVVEPTAPRRGRPPASSRAEIETVAVELFLTRGFEETTLAEITAAAGVSKTSFFRYFPSKASIVWWRFDEYTAGFARLLEESRDRGDATMDLVRAAVVGAVQRVIDDQGLWMQRFRVLEESSELRSGESQQWAEWREHVAAFVAHRHGLAAPDVVPQAVAGAVHAAYLSVLRRWLGVEQPGPQLLPDLDRDLRSLCDVLQGWLNTAPRPEG, from the coding sequence GTGAGCGAACACGTGGTGGAACCAACCGCCCCGCGCCGCGGACGGCCCCCGGCCTCCTCTCGTGCGGAGATCGAGACCGTGGCCGTCGAACTCTTCCTGACCCGGGGTTTCGAGGAGACCACGCTGGCGGAGATCACCGCCGCGGCCGGGGTGAGCAAGACGAGCTTCTTCCGCTACTTCCCCTCCAAGGCCTCCATCGTGTGGTGGCGCTTCGACGAGTACACCGCGGGTTTCGCGCGGCTGCTGGAGGAGTCCCGCGACCGCGGCGACGCCACCATGGACCTCGTCCGCGCCGCCGTCGTCGGCGCGGTCCAGCGGGTCATCGACGACCAGGGGCTGTGGATGCAGCGCTTCCGCGTCCTGGAGGAGTCGAGCGAACTGCGCTCGGGGGAGTCCCAGCAGTGGGCGGAGTGGCGCGAGCACGTCGCCGCGTTCGTCGCGCACCGCCACGGCCTCGCCGCCCCCGACGTCGTGCCGCAGGCCGTGGCCGGGGCCGTGCACGCCGCCTACCTCTCGGTGCTGCGCCGCTGGCTGGGCGTGGAGCAGCCCGGCCCGCAGCTCCTGCCGGACCTCGACCGGGACCTGCGGTCGCTGTGCGACGTCCTGCAGGGCTGGCTGAACACCGCACCCCGTCCCGAGGGCTGA
- a CDS encoding GNAT family N-acetyltransferase, which yields MGFVVEVEDWDAPEGAGLRAAQRAELDARYGGDDHEPGTAPSAADVAVFVVARDEEGAAVACGGLRPLGPGLAELKRMYVRPERRGSGVAVLVLRALEERARALGVTRVVLETGTLQPEALRFYLREGYQRIENFGPYAGEALSVCCARDL from the coding sequence GTGGGGTTCGTCGTCGAGGTGGAGGACTGGGACGCCCCCGAGGGGGCGGGGCTGCGCGCGGCCCAGCGCGCCGAGCTGGACGCCCGCTACGGCGGCGACGACCACGAACCGGGCACGGCGCCCAGCGCCGCCGACGTCGCGGTGTTCGTCGTCGCCCGCGACGAGGAGGGCGCGGCCGTGGCCTGCGGCGGGCTGCGCCCGCTGGGACCCGGCCTCGCCGAGCTCAAGCGGATGTACGTCCGGCCCGAGCGGCGCGGCAGCGGCGTCGCCGTCCTCGTCCTGCGGGCCCTGGAGGAGCGCGCCCGCGCCCTCGGGGTCACCCGGGTGGTGCTGGAGACCGGCACCCTGCAGCCCGAGGCCCTGCGCTTCTACCTGCGCGAGGGCTACCAGCGCATCGAGAACTTCGGCCCCTACGCGGGGGAGGCCCTCTCGGTCTGCTGCGCCCGCGACCTCTAG